GAGTACCGTTGCACCCGCGGCTTTTGCATTTTTTACTGTGTCATCTGTAGAGTTATTGTTTACAACGATTATTTCAGATACCGTTTTGGGCAGTTCGTTGATGACATGTGCTATAGAATCTGCTTCGTTAAAAGCGGGTATAATTACCTTTATGTCTGTCATTATTTTAAATCAGATAAACTATTTTCATGTGTAAAGGCCCTAAAAGATGTCCATTCTTTAATTTTTTCTCCTTTACTATATTTTTCGGCAGATATGAGTTTTGCATCTTTATATTTTAAACAATATCCGTCCTTTATTCCCTTTGTTAATTGACATTTATGGTTAATACGCCCTTGTGGGTCGTAAAAGAGCCACCAACCAATTTCACTATTATCTTTAAACCGTCCTTCTTTAGTTCTAACTCTGTGTTCATCAAAGAAAAACCAATATTTGTCTTTTTTACCGTAAGAATAAAATCCTTGTTGAGATTTGTTTCCGTTAGGGTGGTAAAAAGTCCAGTAATCTGTTCTTGTATTATACCGCATCCATCCTTCACTTTCTATGGTGCCGTCATCATAAAAGTTACGCTTATAATGTTTGTCTTCGGGCTTTATAAAAGCTAACAATCCTAAACAGATCAATACGGCGTATGTGGGTTTTAATAGCTTCATATTATTTCATTTAATTCACTGGTTTCATACGGTATGCAATTTTACTTGCTATTTGTCCCTTTGTATGGTGTAGTGGTTTTTTCCCTTGTTTAGTGCAATATTTTTGCCGCCCCAAACCAGATTTCCGATCATATTGCTTGGAATGGTTATTACAGCGGATAACGTTTCTTTATTTTTTTCTAGTTCAAATTCAATATTCCCTTTTGATGTGGGGAGTAAACCTTTAATTTCATTTAGCTCACCAAAAGCAGGAACGATCTCAACTTCTTCAAAATCATTTTTTACGGACCGGATGCCCGCCAAATAATTAAAATAAAAATAGGCTGGTGATGCACTCCACGGATGAACCTCTGAACGTGTTGGTTTTTCTGTACTTTCAAAACGTTCTAGGGTAGTGGTCATATGATCGTTGATCATTTGCTCCCAAGGTTTTTGTGCAAGGTCGAATAGCTCTGGTGCACCTACTTTTTTTATCGCTTCAAAAAGATAAAAGCGATAGTAATAGGTAGCCTGTAATAAATCTTTTTCGGTTAAAATTTTCGACAATAAATCCTTTTGCTCTGACAATGGTATGGCATTGGTCAATATGGCCATGATATTGGTATGTTGATCATAAATGGTCTTGTCAGGTCTTTCAGCAAAGAGCTTTCTTTTGGCATCGTAACAATGTTTGTTGACCGATGCTATAATTTCTTGCGCTCTATTTTTATAGCTGTTATAGGTATGATCATCTCCTATTTCTTTAAAAAGTAGTGCGGCGTTCTGTAGTGCATGAACATAATGTAGGCTTACAACGGCAGAATTAAGACCATCATTTTTTGTTGCCGTACCACTGCCATTATTGGGTCCTGTATACCAATCAACGAAATAGCGATAGGGTGTTTTGTTTACCAAATTAAGCTCATTCATGTTCTTTTCAAAACCAGCTAAAGTATTGGTGATGCCGTCTTTGTAAGTATGTATAAATGCTTTGTCACCAGAGGTTTTATAATAATCGGCAATCATATCTACCCACACCAAAGAATAGGTAGGGTATATAAATGTGGAGCGCAGAGGATAGGCGCCCATTATATTGCCATCAGAATCCCTGGAATGATCAAATTGGCGAATGGCATTTTTGGTATGTGCCGTATTACCGCTCAATGCCTGCCAAATTAAAGCCTGTATTTTGGTATCGCCAACATATTGCATGGTCTCATAATAGGCATCGCTCAAAAAATAATCTTGTGTGCAGATATCTATAGTGCGTTTGCAGATATCAAAAATATCATTGTACAAGGTATTGTCAGATGTAAACTTTGCGATGGATGGTATGGTTGTTCGTGATCTATGATTTACAAACTTTTCTAAAATAAGTTCTTGGTCTTTGGTAGCTATTTCAAATGCTATAAAACGAAAAGTGCGCATCCAATTAGGAATAAATTTTTGAGCCACATTACCGTTAGAAATAACTTCATCGTAATACCCTAAAAGCTGTTTGTTTTCAATATTGTTTCGATCGCCTTTTTCATTGTTTTCACCAAAAAGATTCTCGGCATATTTAATAGTGATTTTGGCTGATTTTCCTTTGCTAAAAATCAGTTCAGGAAAACCGTTGGTAACATATTGTCGATCGATTAAAAAAGTAATATTCTTGTTTGGAGCAACTATAAGTTCACCTGATTTTGGGAAAGCGGTGTCAATAGGGTTACTTGACCTTACAATACTACCTACACGTTCTTCATCCCACGAAAGCAAAGGCAAATTACGAGGTTCTAACAAATAGGCAATGGAACCGCCCATGCTACTTGCATTCTCAAAAAAATCAACCTTTTTCCACCTGGAATCATCATAATCCAACGTTTCCCAATTTGTTGGGTAGTGGTTCATATCAACAATATCGGTTGGGTTGTTTGCATAGAATCCGCCAACGATCGCCTTTTCTCCATTACCTCTCCAAACCACTTCATTGGCTTTATACGATTGGTCTATAGTGCTTAGCCAATTATCATTGTTTCCAGTGGTATTGATAATCTTTGCATTGTTGGTAACGCCATTTACCATAACACTAGTAAATATGGACTGCATGCCTAAGAATCTCCTTTTTCCAAAATTGATGACCTTAACGGCGATAACGTTTTTGCCCTTGTTTAGATAGTCTTTTAAGTTTAAGGTTTCAAATTTATAGTGCTGAATGTCGCTTAATTGAGGACCGTGGGTAATAAAATGCCCATTTACATATAGAAAGTAATGATTGTCTGCAGAAATATTAATGATGAAATCTTCTTTAGAATCGGTGATATTGAAAGTGTTTCTAAATAACACTGCAGTGTCCTCTCCTCCTTTAATATCTGGGTGGCTAACCCAGCTGGCGCTTATATTTTCCTTACCATAAATTACCTCAGGATAATTAATTTCTTTTTGCCCCTGCAAATGCAAAGAGAGGAGAATTATGATAAAAAGAAAGCGATTCATTTTTAATTTCTATGGTGGTTATTACGTTGTAAAGGTCATGAAAGATTAGCTAAAACCAATCTTTCATGTTCTTTTTCCTAGATGATAACTTTGGGCACTTTCTAAATGACCCTACTGAATACCACTAGTTTTTGTTTACAAGATCCATTAAATCAACATCATTGCCCAACAAAACTTCTTTAGAGTCTATACGTCCTTTTTCTGGTCCGTTCTCTAATTTTAATACACCTCTAGGGCAAACAGCGGAACAGATACCACAGCCAACACAACTAGATCGTACAATGTTTGCGCCTTTTTGAGCGTAAGCACGTACATCTATACCCATTTCACAGTAGGTAGAACAGTTACCGCAAGAGATACATTGACCACCATTGGTAGTAATTCTAAATTTAGAGAACATACGTTGCTGAAATCCTAATATTGCGGCCATTGGGCATCCAAATCTACACCATACACGGTTTCCTAAAATGGGGTAGAAACCTGTTCCTATTACCCCGGAGAAAATACTACCGATCAAAAAGCTATAGGTAGAACGTAGGGTTTCTGCTTTAAAAATGAATATGTTTCCAGAGCCACTAAAAAAGTGCATGCCTATTAATACCGCTATTATGGTAAAATATCCAATAGCGCCATATTTGGCATCTTTCTCAAGTTCGTCTCTTTTGTAAATCATTACCCACGCAAATACAGCGGTTAAAATAATGGCAACGCCAGAAATAAACATGGTTTTTGTTAGCCAGTATTTACTGGTGTCGTTACCTAAATAAGAGTAGATTACCGCAGTAGTCATTAAGGTTACGAATACTACTACACTGTGTACTACCCAGCGCTCAACTTTCCAGGCGAATTTAGATTTATCACTTAATTGACGAAAAGAATCTCCAGCAGTTTCGGCCAGGCCACCACAACCACAAACCCAAGAGCAGTACCAACGTTTACCATATTTATAGGTTAAGAAAGGAGATATAACAAATATGGATATGATCCCAAAGAATAACATAGTCATACCTACACTGCCAGAATCTATGAAACCGTTAATACGGTAACGCTCAAAATTATAATAATTTAAGGGCCACATATTCTTAAGGTCATAATAGGGTAAATCACCGTTTAACCTTGCCATAATTTCTGGGATAAAGAATGCAAATGCCGTTTGAAAGAACATAACACTTACCGTTCTTAACTGTTCGTATTTATTGTGACGGTATTTCCAAATAAATTTAGCTCCAAAAGCCAAAATAGCTACGGTATATAGCGTACCATAAACAAACCATTGGCTGGCTGGGTTGCCACTTAAAGCTTTGCTCAACGGGTCAAATAATGCAATTAAACCAGTGTTGTCACCATCTTTTACTAGTCCTAAATATTGCGGATAAAAGTAAAGAACAATGTAGAATCCTGTTAAGGCGATACCTGCCATCCAGGCTAGTACACCTCTGCTGGACATTGATTTAAACCAAACCCCATCATTTTTTATCCCTTTATGTTTATGTGCATATGCAGCTTGTGAAAACCAAATAATTCCGGCAAAAATGGCAAGAATAGCTATTGAAAGCCATAGTGCACTATTGCCTAAATTTAAATTGAACAATTGTAAAATAAGAATGCCCATACCGGTCATACCTGTTATTACTGCCAATTTTTGGCCAGTGTTCAAAGCTTTTGGCGGTTCTCCCGCAAGTGACATACTTCTATTTAAATTACCCATGGTAGGTGTGTTTTTATTTTAATAATTGAGTTAGGCGATGCTGAAAATTCGTTTCCAACTTTTTTTCTTCGGATTAATGTTCTTGTTGTAATCGCTATTGTATTTGGCAACAATTGCGTCCTCATGTAGTTTGTAGAATTCCGGATCAAAGTTGGCATCTTTTAAGTAAGTCATTACATGATCAATATCTTTGTTCTCCGTTAACCATTGGTCAAAGATCTCATGTCTCATGCGTATGCCAAAAGTGTTGATACCTAAAAATTGATTAGTGTCTTTGTCGAACGCTACGGTAATACATATTTTTTCTTCGGGGTGTCTCCAATGAAAATGCTGTTCAGTTTCTTTTTTGCCTCGTTCACTAAACACCCATCCGTAAGTTTGGTACTCCACATCTAAAAATTTAGCAGAGTTGAACCAGTGACCGGGATTATACTTTCTTGGGTTTCCACAAATAGTCTGTGCTAGGGTTTCGCCCATCATTCTACCAGTATACCATACGGCCTCTATAGGTCTTCTGCTACCTATGCCTTCATGTTGCTCTGCACAATCGCCAATGGCGTACACGTCTTTTATGTTGGTTTCTAAAAATCTATTTACTTTAACACCTCTGCCTATTTCTATGCCAGAATCTTTTAGAAAATCTATATTAGGGGCAACACCAGCAGTTAGGCCAACAACGTTACATTCAATGGTTTCACCTTTATCTGTAACAACAGCTTTGGCATGACCGTTATCATCGGCAATAATTTTTTCAAGATTAGTGTCTAACTGTAAATCTATATGGTGCTCTATTATGTGTTCGTTGATCATTGCGGATTCTCCTGCGGGTAGCACACCGTTCCAAAAACTTTTTTCACGAACTAAAAAAGTGACCGGTATTTCTCTAGAACGCAACATTTCTGCCATTTCTATACCTATAAGTCCGCCACCAACAATTACCGCTCTATTACACACCTTGTTGTTAGGGGCATTTTTTTCTAGCATTTCAAGATCTTGTTTGGAATACAGTCCTTGTACACCTTTTAAATCTTGACCGGGCCAGCCAAACTTGTTAGGTTTTGAGCCGCTTGCAATTACCAATTTGTCATAAGAAACGGTAGAACCTCCTTTTAAAAGTAATTTTTTAGAATCGGTGTCTACTTTTTCAACAAAACCGTTCATAAGATCAATTCTGTTCTTTTTCCAGAACCAGTTCTCATAAGGTTGGGTATGTTCAAATTTCATGTGGCCCATGTAAACATACATTAGGGCTGTTCGCGAAAAGAAATAATCGCTTTCTGCAGAAATAATAGTAATTCTTTTGTCCGATAGTTTACGAATATGTCTAGCTAAAGTGACCCCAGAAATGCCATTACCTATAATTACAATATGATCCATAAAATGATTTTGTTGGTGGTTGTGTCGGTATTAAAGGTAATAACTTAACAGCTACATTTTAATTTAGAAAGATTATAAACTTGTTATAACTCTGTGATACTTTTAATCGTAGTTTGCGTTTTAATGAAATTAAAACGTCTTTGTAACATCCAGAAAATCAGTGATTAATTGAGACGTAAGTATTGAAAAAATCGTTGAAAAATATTTTTTTGTTTGTATGGTTTTTAAAAAATGACCGACTTAAACAATCTCAAAAGCAATTTTAAATTAAGATTACCATGAAAAAAACTATTATACCTTTTTTGTTCATCCTTTTTGCTGTAAGCAGTATAACGGCACAAGATTTAACTACTTTTTTTAGCAAAAGCGATAGCTTTTTTAAAGCCAATGTAGTGAACGGCAAAGTGAAGTATGCCGCAATTAAAAATGACACAAAAAGTTTAAATGAGGTTTTGGAAATAGCAAAGGGTATTTCGGTTTCTAAATCTGATGCTATACAATACCAAGCCTTTTGGATCAATGCTTATAATTTATTGGTCATAGACGGTATTGTAAACAATTACCCATTAAAATCACCATTGGATGTTCCTGGATTTTTTGATAAAACTAAACATGAGGTTGGCGGTAAATCCATAACCTTGAACGGTATAGAGAATAATTTGCTGAGAGCGGAATTTCCTTCTGAAGCAAGATTTCATTTTGTATTGGTATGTGCAGGTTTGGGTTGCCCTCCTATTATAAATACGGCATATAAACCGGCTACATTGAACAGTCAATTACAAAAACAAACGGTTTTGGCATTGAACAACCCCAATTTTATAAAAGTGAATAAGAATAAGGTACAAATTTCACAATTATTCGAGTGGTATAAGGGAGATTTTGAACAAAAAGGAAGCACCGTAGAT
The sequence above is a segment of the Maribacter dokdonensis DSW-8 genome. Coding sequences within it:
- a CDS encoding toxin-antitoxin system YwqK family antitoxin, which encodes MKLLKPTYAVLICLGLLAFIKPEDKHYKRNFYDDGTIESEGWMRYNTRTDYWTFYHPNGNKSQQGFYSYGKKDKYWFFFDEHRVRTKEGRFKDNSEIGWWLFYDPQGRINHKCQLTKGIKDGYCLKYKDAKLISAEKYSKGEKIKEWTSFRAFTHENSLSDLK
- a CDS encoding alpha-L-rhamnosidase-related protein; translation: MNRFLFIIILLSLHLQGQKEINYPEVIYGKENISASWVSHPDIKGGEDTAVLFRNTFNITDSKEDFIINISADNHYFLYVNGHFITHGPQLSDIQHYKFETLNLKDYLNKGKNVIAVKVINFGKRRFLGMQSIFTSVMVNGVTNNAKIINTTGNNDNWLSTIDQSYKANEVVWRGNGEKAIVGGFYANNPTDIVDMNHYPTNWETLDYDDSRWKKVDFFENASSMGGSIAYLLEPRNLPLLSWDEERVGSIVRSSNPIDTAFPKSGELIVAPNKNITFLIDRQYVTNGFPELIFSKGKSAKITIKYAENLFGENNEKGDRNNIENKQLLGYYDEVISNGNVAQKFIPNWMRTFRFIAFEIATKDQELILEKFVNHRSRTTIPSIAKFTSDNTLYNDIFDICKRTIDICTQDYFLSDAYYETMQYVGDTKIQALIWQALSGNTAHTKNAIRQFDHSRDSDGNIMGAYPLRSTFIYPTYSLVWVDMIADYYKTSGDKAFIHTYKDGITNTLAGFEKNMNELNLVNKTPYRYFVDWYTGPNNGSGTATKNDGLNSAVVSLHYVHALQNAALLFKEIGDDHTYNSYKNRAQEIIASVNKHCYDAKRKLFAERPDKTIYDQHTNIMAILTNAIPLSEQKDLLSKILTEKDLLQATYYYRFYLFEAIKKVGAPELFDLAQKPWEQMINDHMTTTLERFESTEKPTRSEVHPWSASPAYFYFNYLAGIRSVKNDFEEVEIVPAFGELNEIKGLLPTSKGNIEFELEKNKETLSAVITIPSNMIGNLVWGGKNIALNKGKNHYTIQRDK
- a CDS encoding 4Fe-4S binding protein, with protein sequence MGNLNRSMSLAGEPPKALNTGQKLAVITGMTGMGILILQLFNLNLGNSALWLSIAILAIFAGIIWFSQAAYAHKHKGIKNDGVWFKSMSSRGVLAWMAGIALTGFYIVLYFYPQYLGLVKDGDNTGLIALFDPLSKALSGNPASQWFVYGTLYTVAILAFGAKFIWKYRHNKYEQLRTVSVMFFQTAFAFFIPEIMARLNGDLPYYDLKNMWPLNYYNFERYRINGFIDSGSVGMTMLFFGIISIFVISPFLTYKYGKRWYCSWVCGCGGLAETAGDSFRQLSDKSKFAWKVERWVVHSVVVFVTLMTTAVIYSYLGNDTSKYWLTKTMFISGVAIILTAVFAWVMIYKRDELEKDAKYGAIGYFTIIAVLIGMHFFSGSGNIFIFKAETLRSTYSFLIGSIFSGVIGTGFYPILGNRVWCRFGCPMAAILGFQQRMFSKFRITTNGGQCISCGNCSTYCEMGIDVRAYAQKGANIVRSSCVGCGICSAVCPRGVLKLENGPEKGRIDSKEVLLGNDVDLMDLVNKN
- a CDS encoding NAD(P)/FAD-dependent oxidoreductase, whose translation is MDHIVIIGNGISGVTLARHIRKLSDKRITIISAESDYFFSRTALMYVYMGHMKFEHTQPYENWFWKKNRIDLMNGFVEKVDTDSKKLLLKGGSTVSYDKLVIASGSKPNKFGWPGQDLKGVQGLYSKQDLEMLEKNAPNNKVCNRAVIVGGGLIGIEMAEMLRSREIPVTFLVREKSFWNGVLPAGESAMINEHIIEHHIDLQLDTNLEKIIADDNGHAKAVVTDKGETIECNVVGLTAGVAPNIDFLKDSGIEIGRGVKVNRFLETNIKDVYAIGDCAEQHEGIGSRRPIEAVWYTGRMMGETLAQTICGNPRKYNPGHWFNSAKFLDVEYQTYGWVFSERGKKETEQHFHWRHPEEKICITVAFDKDTNQFLGINTFGIRMRHEIFDQWLTENKDIDHVMTYLKDANFDPEFYKLHEDAIVAKYNSDYNKNINPKKKSWKRIFSIA
- a CDS encoding DUF547 domain-containing protein gives rise to the protein MKKTIIPFLFILFAVSSITAQDLTTFFSKSDSFFKANVVNGKVKYAAIKNDTKSLNEVLEIAKGISVSKSDAIQYQAFWINAYNLLVIDGIVNNYPLKSPLDVPGFFDKTKHEVGGKSITLNGIENNLLRAEFPSEARFHFVLVCAGLGCPPIINTAYKPATLNSQLQKQTVLALNNPNFIKVNKNKVQISQLFEWYKGDFEQKGSTVDFINTYRKEQLPEKAKVSYYPYDWSLNETK